A single region of the Plantactinospora soyae genome encodes:
- a CDS encoding potassium channel family protein translates to MHVVIMGCGRVGSTLAHNLESRGHSVAVIDQDADAFRRLGSDFGGITVTGAGFDADVLRQAGIERADGFAAVSSGDNSNIISARLARETYGVSRVVARIYDSKRAQVYERLGIPTVATVRWTADRIVRHLVPEGHVEIFRDPTSTISIIEVPIHDGWIGRPVRGLEEATGARVGYVTRFGIAALPTASSVIQEGDQISMLVTDDVANQVTTVAGSPPEGGR, encoded by the coding sequence GTGCACGTCGTGATCATGGGCTGCGGACGGGTCGGCTCGACCCTGGCCCACAACCTGGAGTCGCGCGGCCACTCGGTGGCCGTGATCGACCAGGACGCGGACGCCTTCCGCCGGCTCGGCTCGGACTTCGGCGGAATCACGGTCACCGGGGCCGGTTTCGACGCGGACGTGCTACGGCAGGCCGGCATCGAGCGGGCCGACGGATTCGCCGCGGTGTCCAGCGGCGACAACTCCAACATCATCTCCGCCCGGCTGGCCCGCGAGACCTACGGCGTCTCCCGGGTGGTGGCCCGGATCTACGACTCGAAACGGGCGCAGGTCTACGAGCGGCTCGGCATCCCCACCGTGGCCACCGTCCGGTGGACCGCCGACCGGATCGTCCGGCACCTGGTGCCCGAGGGACACGTGGAGATCTTCCGCGACCCGACCAGCACCATTTCGATCATCGAGGTGCCGATCCACGACGGCTGGATCGGCCGACCGGTACGCGGGCTCGAGGAGGCGACCGGAGCACGGGTCGGGTACGTGACCCGGTTCGGCATCGCCGCCCTGCCCACCGCCTCCAGCGTGATCCAGGAGGGCGACCAGATCTCCATGCTGGTCACCGACGACGTCGCCAACCAGGTGACGACGGTGGCGGGCTCACCCCCGGAAGGAGGGCGCTGA
- a CDS encoding APC family permease produces MARPTSLLKRLLLGRPFRSDKLQHTLLPKRIALPVFASDALSSVAYAPDEILLTLSIAGTSAYLFSPWVALAVVVVMLTVVASYRQTVHAYPSGGGDYEVATVNLGPKFGVGVASALLVDYVLTVAVSVSSGVANLGSVLPFVSEHRVGVAVTAVILLTSINLRGLRESGTAFAIPTYGFIIVIVGMILTGLVRIFVLGHDLSAPSANLVVSAEHANLTAFAMAFLLLRAFSSGCAALTGVEAISNGVPAFKPPKSKNAATTLLLLGTVAIVMIVGIIWLARLTHLQFMENPARQLEHGPLDYVQKTVTVQLGQAIFGDGVLLFVVAGATALILFLAANTAFNGFPVLGSILAQDRYLPRQLHTRGDRLAFSNGIVFLAVAACLLIVAFQAEVTRLIQLYIVGVFVSFTLSQAGMIRHWNRLLRTERDPVVRRRMIRSRAINTFGMGLTAAVLVVVLITKFLLGAWIAIAAMAVIFVMMLGIRRHYDRIAAELTPAEGRPVLPARNHAIVLVSKVHQPTLRAVAYAQATRPDTLTALTVSVDDVDTRAVQAEWERHGMTVPLTVIDSPYREITRPILDFVASARRASPRDVVTVFIPEYVVGHWWENLLHNQSALRIKGRLLFEPGVMVTSVPWQLASTARKNLDRYDATLRRGPARGPRGASVGDLLTPPAPSGGSTTAPARPSSLSTAPPPPPPTTAPSPPPPPPGTDLDDPPPAPGADTAGPR; encoded by the coding sequence GTGGCCAGACCCACCTCGCTGCTGAAGCGCCTGCTCCTCGGCCGACCGTTCCGGTCGGACAAGCTGCAGCACACCCTGCTGCCGAAGCGCATCGCGCTGCCGGTGTTCGCCTCCGACGCGCTGTCCAGCGTGGCGTACGCCCCGGACGAGATCCTGCTGACCCTCTCCATCGCCGGCACCTCCGCGTACCTCTTCTCCCCGTGGGTGGCCCTGGCGGTCGTGGTGGTGATGCTGACGGTGGTGGCGAGCTACCGGCAGACCGTGCACGCCTACCCCTCCGGCGGCGGCGACTACGAGGTGGCCACGGTCAACCTGGGGCCGAAGTTCGGCGTCGGGGTGGCCAGCGCTCTGCTGGTCGACTACGTGCTGACGGTGGCGGTCTCGGTCTCCTCCGGCGTGGCCAACCTGGGTTCGGTGCTGCCGTTCGTCTCCGAGCACCGGGTGGGGGTGGCGGTGACCGCCGTCATCCTGCTCACCTCGATCAACCTGCGCGGGCTGCGTGAGTCCGGCACCGCGTTCGCGATCCCCACCTACGGCTTCATCATCGTCATCGTCGGGATGATCCTCACCGGGTTGGTCCGGATCTTCGTCCTCGGGCACGACCTCTCGGCGCCCAGCGCCAACCTGGTGGTCAGCGCCGAGCACGCCAACCTGACCGCCTTCGCGATGGCGTTCCTGCTGCTCCGGGCGTTCTCCTCGGGCTGTGCCGCGCTGACCGGGGTCGAGGCGATCTCCAACGGCGTCCCCGCCTTCAAGCCGCCGAAGAGCAAGAACGCCGCCACCACGCTGCTGCTGCTCGGCACGGTGGCGATCGTGATGATCGTCGGCATCATCTGGCTGGCCCGGCTGACCCACCTCCAGTTCATGGAGAATCCGGCCCGCCAGCTCGAACACGGGCCGCTCGACTACGTGCAGAAGACCGTGACCGTCCAGCTCGGCCAGGCGATCTTCGGCGACGGGGTACTCCTCTTCGTGGTCGCCGGGGCGACCGCGCTGATCCTCTTCCTGGCCGCCAACACGGCGTTCAACGGCTTCCCGGTGCTCGGCTCGATCCTGGCGCAGGACCGCTACCTGCCCCGCCAGTTGCACACCCGGGGTGACCGGCTGGCGTTCTCGAACGGCATCGTCTTCCTCGCGGTCGCCGCGTGCCTGCTGATCGTCGCCTTCCAGGCCGAGGTGACCCGGCTGATCCAGCTCTACATCGTCGGCGTCTTCGTCTCGTTCACGCTCTCCCAGGCCGGCATGATCCGACACTGGAACCGGCTGCTGCGTACCGAGCGGGATCCGGTGGTCCGGCGTCGGATGATCCGTTCCCGGGCGATCAACACCTTCGGGATGGGGCTCACCGCGGCCGTACTGGTGGTCGTCCTGATCACCAAGTTCCTGCTCGGCGCCTGGATCGCGATCGCCGCGATGGCCGTGATCTTCGTGATGATGCTCGGCATCCGCCGGCACTACGACCGGATCGCCGCCGAGCTGACCCCGGCCGAGGGCCGGCCGGTGCTGCCCGCCCGCAACCACGCCATCGTGCTGGTCAGCAAGGTGCACCAGCCGACCCTGCGGGCGGTCGCCTACGCTCAGGCCACCCGGCCGGACACGCTGACCGCGTTGACGGTCAGCGTGGACGACGTCGACACCCGGGCGGTCCAGGCCGAGTGGGAGCGACACGGGATGACCGTGCCGCTGACCGTCATCGACTCGCCGTACCGGGAGATCACCCGGCCTATCCTCGACTTCGTCGCCTCGGCCCGCCGGGCGTCACCCCGCGACGTGGTCACCGTCTTCATCCCCGAGTACGTCGTCGGGCACTGGTGGGAGAATCTGCTGCACAACCAGAGCGCACTGCGAATCAAGGGCCGGCTGCTCTTCGAACCGGGAGTGATGGTGACCAGCGTGCCGTGGCAACTGGCCTCGACCGCCCGGAAGAACCTGGACCGGTACGACGCGACACTGCGGCGCGGACCCGCCCGGGGCCCCCGGGGCGCCAGCGTCGGCGACCTGCTCACCCCACCGGCGCCGTCGGGCGGCAGCACGACCGCCCCGGCGCGACCGTCGAGCCTGAGCACCGCGCCACCGCCGCCGCCCCCCACCACCGCACCGTCACCCCCGCCTCCGCCGCCCGGTACGGATCTCGACGATCCCCCGCCGGCCCCCGGTGCCGACACCGCCGGCCCCCGATGA